One genomic segment of Stigmatella erecta includes these proteins:
- a CDS encoding deoxyhypusine synthase family protein, which yields MAKTSNPKKSLRNAYAGARKADPRPITGKEKPAELLAHAFSAYVGRQERTAFELMTKSVEQDASIFLTLSGAMTPAGLHQSCLIPLVEKGIISALTTTGANLYHDAHRIIGHAIREVNPNAGDLQYRLARIIRIYDLGFWEEALLDTDRLFSAIIRGPEFQKKMTTPEFHYLLGKAVYGIEKQLGVKQPSLLSTCYKHAVPIWVGAVQDGSIFLNVVKLKRLLGAEFKFELDINDDVYSMAAMQHFCRHQGSKKLAIWILGGGVPKNYTLQGEPLLDQILNVPTSGFDIDVQFCVDPVDNGALSSCPAGEGHTWGKVSVEAVETGSMYVHCDVTAVFPWLTHALLSEPKNKRKPMRLMDKMDDAIAFLDADVKKRSKQLMKTLDWSVEEAEPSTPEDAGKHGAYVR from the coding sequence ATGGCCAAGACCTCGAACCCGAAGAAGAGCTTGCGCAACGCCTATGCGGGCGCGCGCAAGGCGGACCCGCGCCCCATCACCGGCAAGGAGAAGCCGGCCGAGCTGCTCGCCCACGCCTTCAGCGCCTACGTGGGGCGCCAGGAGCGCACCGCGTTCGAGCTGATGACGAAGTCCGTGGAGCAGGATGCCTCCATCTTCCTGACGCTCTCGGGCGCCATGACGCCCGCGGGCCTGCACCAGAGCTGCCTCATTCCCCTGGTGGAGAAGGGCATCATCTCCGCGTTGACGACTACGGGCGCCAACCTCTACCACGACGCCCACCGCATCATCGGCCACGCCATCCGCGAGGTGAATCCGAACGCCGGCGACCTGCAGTACCGGCTGGCGCGCATCATCCGCATCTATGACTTGGGCTTCTGGGAGGAGGCGCTCCTGGACACGGACCGGCTCTTCTCGGCCATCATCCGGGGCCCCGAGTTCCAGAAGAAGATGACGACGCCGGAGTTCCACTACCTCTTGGGCAAGGCGGTGTACGGCATCGAGAAGCAGCTCGGGGTGAAGCAGCCCTCGCTCCTGTCCACCTGCTACAAGCACGCGGTGCCCATCTGGGTGGGCGCGGTGCAGGACGGCTCCATCTTCCTGAACGTCGTCAAGCTCAAGCGGCTGCTCGGCGCGGAGTTCAAGTTCGAGCTCGACATCAACGACGACGTGTACTCCATGGCGGCCATGCAGCACTTCTGCCGCCACCAGGGCTCGAAGAAGCTGGCCATCTGGATCCTCGGCGGCGGCGTGCCCAAGAACTACACGCTCCAGGGCGAGCCGCTGCTGGACCAGATCCTCAACGTGCCCACCTCGGGCTTCGACATCGACGTGCAGTTCTGCGTGGACCCGGTGGACAACGGGGCGCTGTCGAGCTGCCCGGCCGGCGAGGGCCACACCTGGGGCAAGGTCTCCGTGGAGGCCGTGGAGACGGGCTCCATGTACGTGCACTGCGACGTGACGGCCGTGTTCCCCTGGCTCACGCACGCGCTGCTGTCCGAGCCCAAGAACAAGCGCAAGCCCATGCGGCTGATGGACAAGATGGACGACGCCATCGCCTTCCTGGACGCGGACGTGAAGAAGCGCAGCAAGCAGCTCATGAAGACGTTGGACTGGAGCGTCGAGGAGGCGGAGCCTTCGACGCCCGAGGACGCCGGCAAGCACGGCGCCTACGTCCGCTAG
- a CDS encoding PHP domain-containing protein, with amino-acid sequence MIDLHSHTTASDGQHSPEELFTMAAAAGVTVLAVTDHDTVAGLAAAQAAAAARGVELVPGIELSAFVLGREAHILGHFLRPEDPDIARFADTLRAEREQRMKQMVEKMRKLGFPVRMEDVYALAEDAHLGRPHLARVLVEKGWCVDTKDAFDRFLGNGRPAWVDRYRLEGADAIQLIRSAGGTATLAHPGSSKMNRAEIALLAKAGLAGLEVLHADHNPSVREKYMALAREFGLVVTAGSDFHGEKVAPGRHLGMASMPPELFQKLRARASA; translated from the coding sequence GTGATTGATCTCCACTCCCACACCACCGCGAGCGACGGCCAGCACTCGCCCGAGGAGCTGTTCACGATGGCGGCCGCGGCCGGGGTGACGGTGCTCGCGGTGACGGACCACGACACGGTGGCGGGGCTGGCGGCGGCCCAGGCCGCGGCGGCCGCCCGGGGGGTGGAACTCGTCCCGGGCATCGAGCTGTCGGCCTTCGTGCTGGGGCGCGAGGCCCACATCCTCGGGCACTTCCTGCGGCCGGAGGACCCGGACATCGCCCGGTTCGCGGACACGCTGCGCGCCGAGCGCGAGCAGCGGATGAAGCAGATGGTGGAGAAGATGCGGAAGCTGGGCTTCCCGGTGCGGATGGAGGACGTGTACGCGCTGGCGGAGGACGCGCACCTGGGCCGGCCCCACCTGGCGCGCGTGCTGGTGGAGAAGGGCTGGTGCGTGGACACGAAGGACGCGTTCGACCGGTTCCTCGGCAACGGGCGCCCCGCGTGGGTGGACCGCTACCGCCTGGAGGGGGCGGACGCCATCCAGCTCATCCGCTCCGCCGGGGGCACCGCCACCCTCGCCCACCCGGGCAGCTCGAAGATGAACCGCGCGGAGATCGCCCTGCTGGCGAAGGCGGGACTGGCCGGCCTGGAGGTCCTCCACGCCGACCACAACCCGAGCGTGCGCGAGAAGTACATGGCGCTCGCCCGGGAGTTCGGCCTGGTGGTGACCGCCGGCAGCGACTTCCACGGCGAGAAGGTGGCCCCCGGACGGCACCTGGGCATGGCCTCCATGCCCCCCGAGCTGTTCCAGAAGCTGCGCGCCCGGGCCTCGGCCTGA
- a CDS encoding hybrid sensor histidine kinase/response regulator codes for MTTTPGNPPQTTAEPRATVLNVNDHAATRYMVSRMLEMAGYQVLEASTGYEALAIAPQRPDLVLLDVEMPDIDGYEVCRRLRGSEETQDLLIAHLSAVSITREDRIRGLAFGADAYWTTPLEEEELLANIEALLRLQRRAQDAIRVRDEFLSVAAHELRTPLTALRLNLERARLLTTRSAPKENLDKGLSAALRQLSRLQQLLDTLLDVSRVANRRLKLEVGTVDLVDAAREIAQRFEPAARAGGVDLQLQLPDTPVVLFGDRLRLEQVLNNLLANALKYGDGKPVRLCVEERDDMAALRVSDNGIGIAPEDQSRIFERFERATNTEQSGSLGLGLYIAKEIVSAHGGSITVDSQPGQGATFQVLLPLRRTEQY; via the coding sequence GTGACGACGACACCGGGCAACCCCCCACAGACCACCGCCGAACCGAGGGCCACCGTCCTCAACGTCAATGATCATGCTGCCACGCGCTACATGGTCAGCCGCATGCTGGAAATGGCGGGGTACCAGGTGCTGGAGGCCAGCACGGGCTACGAGGCCCTGGCCATCGCCCCTCAGCGGCCGGACCTGGTGCTGCTGGACGTCGAGATGCCGGACATCGACGGCTACGAGGTCTGCCGGCGCCTGCGGGGGAGCGAGGAGACGCAGGATCTGCTCATCGCGCACCTGTCCGCCGTCTCCATCACCCGGGAGGACCGCATCCGGGGGCTGGCCTTCGGCGCGGACGCGTACTGGACGACGCCCCTGGAGGAGGAGGAGCTGCTGGCCAACATCGAGGCGCTCTTGCGGCTCCAGCGCCGGGCCCAGGACGCCATCCGCGTGCGCGACGAGTTCCTCTCCGTGGCGGCCCATGAGCTGAGGACCCCGCTCACCGCGCTGCGGCTCAATCTGGAGCGGGCGCGCCTGCTCACCACGCGCTCCGCCCCCAAGGAGAACCTCGACAAGGGGCTGTCCGCCGCGCTGCGCCAGCTCTCCCGGCTGCAGCAGCTGCTCGACACACTGCTGGACGTGTCCCGCGTCGCCAACCGGCGGCTCAAGCTGGAGGTGGGCACGGTGGACTTGGTGGATGCCGCCCGGGAAATTGCCCAGCGCTTCGAGCCCGCGGCCCGCGCGGGGGGCGTCGACCTGCAGCTCCAGCTGCCCGACACGCCCGTCGTCCTCTTCGGAGACCGCCTGCGGCTGGAGCAGGTGCTCAACAACCTCCTGGCCAACGCGCTCAAGTATGGCGACGGCAAGCCCGTGCGCTTGTGCGTGGAGGAGCGCGACGACATGGCCGCGCTGCGGGTGAGCGACAACGGCATTGGCATCGCCCCGGAAGACCAATCCCGGATTTTCGAGCGTTTCGAGCGAGCGACCAACACCGAACAATCCGGCAGTTTGGGCCTCGGACTCTACATCGCAAAGGAGATTGTCTCGGCGCATGGAGGGTCCATCACCGTGGACAGCCAACCTGGGCAGGGCGCAACGTTCCAGGTGCTCCTCCCGCTGCGCCGGACCGAGCAGTACTGA
- a CDS encoding ATPase domain-containing protein gives MEDKTGGTPPGGKAKPERLLTGVPRLDFITKGGLLKGNAYSILGPPGSGKTVLANQIAFNHVKDDGRALYVTLLSESHARMLANLEGMTFFDRSAIPGKLHYISGYRELEQEGLRGLLELVRRAAQDHRATLIIIDGMDAAKEFARSDLSFKRFLQSLQTFVGILGATLLLLSPHQEGEHHPESTAVDGVFELSLWLSGPRAVRELVALKFRGSGSLLGKHEVEISDRGVVIHPRTEVQFSTPNEDSREDRIRMSFGIPRLDESLHGGLLSGSTTMLLGSPGTGKTLLGLHFLLQGAREGQPGTYFGFYETPPRLIEKAAGVGMPDLQKYVDNGMIELQWQPPLEHNLDSLAERLLERLQERKAKRLRLFIDSVAGFRSATVYPQRMGRFFSALSHQLRMMDVTALYSEETPLLSPGVDTPHPEESAYVENIILLRYVELRSQLYRLLSIMKMRESLYDSGIREFSISEKGISVADTFASAESILTGHARETGTADAKAMAPRQKASSGKKAPKPPKPPLRGKSRRGRS, from the coding sequence GTGGAGGACAAGACAGGGGGCACTCCCCCCGGCGGCAAGGCCAAGCCTGAGCGGCTGCTCACCGGAGTCCCCCGGCTGGACTTCATCACCAAGGGCGGGCTTCTCAAGGGCAACGCCTACTCGATTCTCGGTCCCCCCGGCTCTGGCAAGACGGTGCTGGCCAACCAGATCGCCTTCAACCACGTCAAGGATGACGGCCGGGCGCTCTATGTGACGCTGCTGTCCGAGTCCCACGCGCGCATGCTGGCGAACCTGGAGGGGATGACCTTCTTCGACCGGAGCGCCATCCCCGGCAAGCTGCACTACATCAGCGGCTACCGGGAGCTGGAGCAAGAGGGGCTCAGGGGGCTCTTGGAGCTGGTGCGGCGGGCCGCGCAGGACCACCGGGCCACGTTGATCATCATCGACGGCATGGATGCGGCGAAGGAGTTCGCCCGCTCGGACCTGTCCTTCAAGCGCTTCCTGCAGAGCCTGCAGACGTTCGTGGGCATCCTGGGCGCCACCCTGCTGCTGCTCTCGCCCCACCAGGAGGGGGAGCATCACCCGGAGAGCACCGCCGTGGACGGTGTCTTCGAGCTGTCGCTGTGGCTGTCGGGCCCCCGGGCCGTGCGCGAGCTGGTCGCGCTGAAATTCCGTGGCAGCGGCTCGCTCCTGGGCAAGCACGAGGTGGAGATCTCCGACCGAGGGGTCGTCATCCACCCTCGGACCGAGGTCCAGTTCTCCACCCCCAATGAGGACAGCCGGGAGGACCGCATCCGGATGTCCTTCGGCATCCCCCGGCTGGATGAGTCTCTCCATGGCGGCCTGCTGTCCGGCTCCACCACCATGCTCCTGGGCAGCCCCGGCACGGGAAAGACGCTCCTGGGGCTGCACTTCCTGCTCCAGGGGGCCCGGGAAGGCCAGCCGGGCACCTACTTCGGCTTCTACGAGACGCCCCCCCGGCTCATCGAGAAGGCCGCGGGCGTGGGCATGCCGGATCTCCAGAAGTACGTGGACAACGGCATGATCGAGCTCCAGTGGCAACCGCCGCTGGAGCACAACCTCGACTCGCTCGCGGAGCGGCTCCTGGAGCGCCTGCAGGAGCGGAAGGCCAAGCGGCTGCGGCTCTTCATCGACAGCGTGGCCGGCTTCCGCTCCGCAACCGTCTACCCGCAGCGCATGGGCCGCTTCTTCTCGGCCCTCTCGCACCAGCTGCGGATGATGGATGTGACGGCCCTCTACTCGGAAGAGACGCCCCTGCTCAGCCCGGGGGTGGACACGCCGCATCCGGAGGAGTCCGCGTACGTGGAGAACATCATCCTCCTGCGCTACGTGGAGCTGCGCTCCCAGCTCTACCGGCTCCTCTCCATCATGAAGATGCGCGAGAGCCTGTACGACAGCGGCATCCGGGAGTTCTCCATCTCGGAGAAGGGCATCTCGGTCGCCGACACGTTCGCCAGCGCGGAGTCGATCCTCACCGGCCATGCGCGCGAGACGGGCACCGCTGACGCCAAGGCCATGGCCCCGCGCCAGAAGGCGTCCTCTGGCAAGAAGGCCCCGAAGCCCCCGAAGCCCCCACTGCGGGGCAAATCCCGGCGGGGACGCTCATGA
- a CDS encoding response regulator, protein MKTILVVDDEFDIVEAVKAILEEDGYRVHACGNGSEALRCLKEVKPDLAILDIMMPRLNGYETLKALRQQPAFAQLPVILMSAIVPEVTAGGYSWNGFLKKPFSLQSLLDQVHRLAPKAADGDGATG, encoded by the coding sequence ATGAAGACCATCCTCGTCGTCGATGACGAGTTCGACATCGTGGAGGCGGTGAAGGCCATCCTCGAGGAGGATGGCTACCGGGTCCATGCCTGCGGCAATGGGTCCGAGGCGCTCCGCTGCCTCAAGGAGGTGAAGCCGGACCTGGCCATCCTGGACATCATGATGCCCCGGCTCAACGGCTACGAGACCCTCAAGGCCTTGCGGCAGCAGCCGGCCTTCGCGCAGCTGCCCGTGATCCTCATGAGCGCCATCGTCCCCGAGGTGACCGCCGGCGGCTACTCGTGGAATGGCTTCCTCAAGAAGCCCTTCTCCCTGCAGTCCCTGCTGGACCAGGTCCACCGCCTGGCCCCGAAGGCCGCGGACGGCGACGGGGCCACCGGGTAG
- a CDS encoding methyl-accepting chemotaxis protein — protein MWGRLSLRWQVALAVLVPSLVISVLGASVFPPRQKAIGMERLKERALSVGLLAAPDAARRLAEAPQAGTGPLQSLFEQVEQGGRVAFQAVVEPDGALLAQRGTVPPAIRSIRAAATGCADGHVGEAVVVRCALPDGRNYVLGYDTAVVHEDTRAFIVLALPVFLAATLLGLVLAFLLSRAISEPVSHMTDMAREVAMGDVSRSQMEVPAAGEVRLMATSFNEMLGTLRATVAELVSRTEQLSSASRGLTGASADQEHVISQQAAYAQQIAATFEELSRTAEQISSSTEVVESSARRTHEAVAEAMAVVAQVVAGINDIRIESKGVADAIVGLNQDLQQVSKIAQVINQVAERSDLLALNAALEGTKAGEVGRGFSLVAAEMRKLAENVSGSARDIARIVEKVQDSGDEAAAKARVGMATSDRGVEVAEQASAVFERIVELARGTSEAARQITIATRQQRQSSEQAVQGARNVAELVKQGVDATGRTTRIAQDLQAVAEGLTAVTGRFKVARD, from the coding sequence ATGTGGGGTCGGCTCAGTTTACGGTGGCAGGTGGCGCTCGCGGTGCTGGTGCCGTCGCTCGTCATCTCCGTGCTGGGGGCAAGTGTCTTCCCCCCGCGGCAGAAGGCCATTGGCATGGAGCGGCTGAAGGAGCGCGCCCTCAGCGTGGGGCTGCTCGCGGCCCCCGATGCGGCACGGCGTCTGGCCGAGGCGCCGCAGGCCGGCACCGGGCCGCTTCAGTCCCTCTTCGAGCAGGTGGAGCAGGGCGGACGCGTGGCGTTCCAGGCGGTGGTGGAGCCGGACGGGGCGCTGCTGGCCCAGCGGGGCACGGTGCCGCCGGCGATCCGGTCCATCCGCGCCGCCGCCACCGGCTGCGCCGATGGGCACGTGGGCGAGGCCGTGGTGGTGCGGTGCGCCCTGCCGGATGGCCGGAACTACGTGCTCGGCTATGACACCGCGGTGGTGCACGAGGACACCCGGGCCTTCATCGTGCTGGCGCTGCCCGTGTTCCTGGCCGCCACGCTGCTGGGCCTGGTGCTGGCCTTCCTGCTGAGCCGGGCCATCTCGGAGCCCGTCTCGCACATGACGGACATGGCCCGGGAAGTGGCCATGGGCGATGTGTCCCGCAGCCAGATGGAGGTGCCCGCGGCCGGCGAGGTGCGCCTCATGGCCACCTCCTTCAACGAGATGCTGGGCACGCTGCGCGCCACGGTGGCCGAGCTCGTCTCGCGCACCGAGCAGCTCTCCAGCGCCTCGCGCGGGCTCACGGGGGCCTCCGCCGACCAGGAGCACGTCATCAGCCAGCAGGCCGCCTACGCCCAGCAGATCGCCGCCACATTCGAGGAGCTGAGCCGCACCGCGGAGCAGATCTCCAGCTCCACGGAGGTGGTGGAGTCCAGCGCGCGCCGCACCCACGAGGCCGTGGCCGAGGCCATGGCGGTGGTGGCCCAGGTGGTGGCGGGCATCAACGACATCCGCATCGAGTCCAAGGGCGTCGCGGACGCCATCGTGGGGCTCAACCAGGATCTCCAGCAGGTGTCGAAGATCGCCCAGGTCATCAACCAGGTGGCGGAGCGCTCGGATCTGCTGGCGCTCAACGCGGCGCTGGAGGGCACCAAGGCGGGCGAGGTGGGCCGGGGCTTCTCGCTGGTGGCCGCCGAGATGCGCAAGCTGGCCGAGAACGTGTCCGGCTCCGCGCGGGACATCGCCCGCATCGTCGAGAAGGTGCAGGACTCCGGCGACGAGGCCGCCGCCAAGGCCCGCGTGGGCATGGCGACCTCGGACCGCGGGGTGGAGGTGGCCGAGCAGGCCTCGGCGGTGTTCGAGCGCATCGTGGAGCTGGCGCGCGGCACCAGCGAGGCGGCTCGTCAAATCACCATCGCCACGCGCCAGCAGCGCCAGTCCAGCGAGCAGGCCGTGCAGGGCGCGCGCAACGTGGCGGAGCTGGTGAAGCAGGGCGTGGACGCCACGGGCCGCACCACCCGGATCGCCCAGGATCTCCAGGCCGTGGCCGAGGGGCTCACCGCGGTGACGGGACGGTTCAAGGTCGCCCGCGACTGA
- a CDS encoding NADH-quinone oxidoreductase subunit A — protein sequence MNSPLAPYLPMAVALLVSGVLALVMPGLASLLGPRRPSAIKSMAFEAGSETTGPARQRFAVKFYVIALLFIIFDVEAVFLYPWAVNFQALGWFGYWEMVVFAATLVVGLIYIWKKGALDWES from the coding sequence ATGAATTCTCCTCTGGCCCCTTACCTGCCCATGGCCGTGGCGCTGCTCGTCTCGGGCGTCCTGGCGTTGGTGATGCCCGGCCTGGCGAGCCTGCTCGGCCCCCGCCGCCCCAGTGCCATCAAGTCCATGGCCTTCGAAGCGGGCTCGGAGACGACAGGCCCCGCGCGGCAGCGCTTCGCGGTGAAGTTCTACGTGATCGCCCTGCTCTTCATCATCTTCGACGTGGAGGCGGTCTTCCTGTATCCCTGGGCGGTGAACTTCCAGGCGCTCGGCTGGTTCGGCTACTGGGAGATGGTGGTTTTCGCTGCAACCCTGGTGGTGGGTCTTATCTACATCTGGAAGAAGGGCGCTCTCGACTGGGAGAGCTGA
- a CDS encoding NADH-quinone oxidoreductase subunit B yields the protein MAETDIAPIIATRRDDTVGFLQNLVSKGLGWARKYSIFTYPYATACCGMEYMSVAGGRHDLARFGAEYPRFSPRQADMLLVTGTINLKQAPILKRVYEQMCEPKWVVAFGVCASSGGFYDNYAVLQGIDRIIPVDVYIPGCPPRPEQVLDAILLLQEKIGGQVHKLADTGQSNPTAAKHDLLMSMNK from the coding sequence ATGGCCGAGACCGACATCGCCCCCATTATCGCGACCCGCCGTGACGACACCGTGGGCTTCCTCCAGAACCTGGTGTCCAAGGGTCTGGGGTGGGCGCGCAAGTACTCCATCTTCACCTACCCGTACGCCACCGCGTGCTGCGGCATGGAGTACATGTCCGTGGCCGGCGGCCGGCACGACCTGGCGCGCTTTGGCGCCGAGTACCCCCGCTTCTCGCCTCGCCAGGCGGACATGCTGCTGGTGACGGGGACCATCAACCTGAAGCAGGCGCCCATCCTCAAGCGCGTGTACGAGCAGATGTGCGAGCCCAAGTGGGTGGTCGCCTTCGGCGTGTGCGCCTCCTCGGGCGGCTTCTACGACAACTACGCGGTGCTCCAGGGCATCGACCGCATCATCCCGGTGGACGTCTACATCCCCGGCTGCCCGCCGCGCCCCGAGCAGGTGCTCGACGCGATCCTCCTGCTCCAGGAGAAGATCGGCGGCCAGGTGCACAAGCTCGCGGACACGGGCCAGTCGAACCCCACCGCCGCGAAGCACGACCTGCTGATGTCCATGAACAAGTAG
- a CDS encoding PaaI family thioesterase, with protein MPTPDSQSLQERYAPHSACFGCGPSNPQGLRIRSRVEEDRVVAEWTPAEHHQAFPGMLNGGIIGSLLDCHCNWTAAYHLMKAGGLESPPCTVTADYTIQLKRPTPLAGPVLLEARPVELKADRAVIEGTLTAGGKVTATCRGTFVAVKPGHPAYHRW; from the coding sequence ATGCCGACCCCTGATTCCCAGAGCCTCCAGGAGCGTTACGCCCCCCACAGCGCCTGCTTCGGCTGCGGCCCCTCCAACCCGCAGGGCCTGCGCATCCGCAGCCGGGTGGAGGAGGACCGGGTGGTGGCCGAGTGGACGCCCGCCGAGCACCACCAGGCCTTCCCGGGCATGCTCAACGGCGGCATCATCGGCTCGCTGCTGGATTGCCACTGCAACTGGACGGCGGCCTACCACCTGATGAAGGCGGGCGGCCTGGAGTCGCCGCCCTGCACCGTGACGGCCGACTACACCATCCAGCTCAAGCGCCCCACGCCGCTCGCGGGGCCCGTGCTCCTGGAGGCAAGGCCCGTGGAGCTCAAAGCCGACCGCGCCGTCATCGAGGGCACGCTCACCGCCGGTGGCAAGGTGACCGCCACGTGCCGGGGCACGTTCGTGGCCGTCAAGCCGGGCCACCCCGCCTATCACCGCTGGTAG
- a CDS encoding sulfatase-like hydrolase/transferase codes for MSSRSPSGLLRGLSRAALLGAVLGLGLFAWESERLLRTAGVGVGIDVQGPYAALMAAIGPLLPGLLARIAAVYALGGAVLGALAGGLVRAWGGVRWGWTVPAWLGLLGLLAWDRAIQRPALFDDVPALRPVLGTLVEVGEPWHPRLAAGLLLGLSVAVLVWRVRPGKWTLAAGVGAVGAVALLAAGGARVRGGDVRYPLVVLIGVDAFRPDRLRMLGGTRAVAPTLERFLEEGATLFTQAYTPIAQTEPAWRSLLTARWPHRTGVRYSLTAESRWIQAPTFARQFSEAGWRTVFATDCSRFHAEGPDSGFTTRLQPPRGAVNFLLEKLRYRGVGLLADHALGAAWLPEFTDNRALAGIHDPVGYSERLAARLLAEARQGSTLFAFHATAAHFPGDPVYPYYRRFVAASEPLERRLRMHFSPVVPGGAGGAGGWSREGAEALYDELLAQADAQVGRLLDALKQAERYDDALIVLFSDHGESFHADHPELAGATPVHGARLSEEEYRVVLAVKPPRGRASPSRVDTLVRLVDVGPTLLGLAGLPALPEDVDGVSLVPLLRGEPFSPSPLYAETGFTHVSPEVFDPGHWPGAPRAFDAYRIRPDGVVEVRAEAHDAMVQEKDRGAFDGRRWLVDQPRADGGVRRTCTGDCAEAGALGQWLDAVRVQAP; via the coding sequence ATGTCCTCCCGTTCCCCGTCCGGTCTCTTGCGCGGGTTGTCGCGCGCCGCCCTGCTGGGGGCGGTGCTGGGGTTGGGGCTGTTCGCCTGGGAATCCGAGCGCTTGCTGCGCACGGCGGGCGTGGGGGTGGGCATCGATGTCCAAGGCCCCTATGCGGCGCTGATGGCGGCCATTGGCCCCCTGCTGCCCGGGCTGCTCGCGCGGATCGCCGCCGTGTATGCCCTGGGCGGCGCGGTGCTGGGGGCGCTCGCCGGAGGGCTCGTCCGGGCCTGGGGGGGCGTCCGGTGGGGCTGGACGGTGCCCGCGTGGCTGGGGTTGCTGGGGCTGCTGGCCTGGGACCGGGCCATTCAGAGGCCGGCCCTCTTCGATGACGTGCCCGCGCTCCGGCCCGTGCTGGGCACCTTGGTGGAGGTGGGCGAGCCGTGGCACCCGCGCCTGGCCGCGGGCCTGCTCCTGGGGCTCAGCGTGGCGGTGCTGGTGTGGCGGGTGCGTCCCGGGAAGTGGACCCTGGCGGCCGGGGTGGGGGCGGTGGGGGCGGTGGCGCTGCTCGCGGCCGGGGGCGCGAGGGTCCGGGGCGGGGACGTGCGGTACCCGCTCGTGGTCCTCATCGGCGTGGACGCCTTCCGTCCGGACCGGCTGCGGATGCTGGGCGGCACCCGCGCCGTGGCGCCGACCCTGGAGCGCTTCCTGGAGGAGGGCGCCACGCTCTTCACCCAGGCGTACACCCCGATTGCCCAGACGGAGCCCGCCTGGCGCTCGCTGCTCACCGCGCGGTGGCCGCACCGCACGGGGGTGCGCTACTCGCTCACGGCCGAGTCCCGCTGGATTCAGGCCCCCACCTTCGCCCGCCAGTTCTCGGAGGCCGGGTGGCGCACCGTGTTCGCCACCGACTGCTCGCGCTTCCACGCGGAGGGGCCGGACTCCGGCTTCACCACGCGCCTCCAGCCACCCCGGGGCGCGGTGAACTTCCTGCTGGAGAAGCTGCGCTACCGGGGCGTGGGCCTCCTCGCGGACCATGCCCTCGGCGCCGCGTGGCTGCCCGAGTTCACCGACAACCGCGCCCTGGCGGGGATTCACGATCCGGTGGGTTACTCCGAGCGGCTCGCGGCGCGGCTGCTCGCCGAGGCACGGCAGGGGTCCACGCTCTTCGCGTTCCACGCCACCGCGGCGCACTTCCCGGGGGACCCTGTCTATCCTTATTACCGGCGCTTCGTGGCGGCCTCCGAGCCGCTCGAGCGGCGGCTGCGCATGCACTTCTCCCCGGTGGTTCCCGGGGGCGCGGGCGGCGCGGGCGGCTGGAGCCGGGAAGGGGCGGAGGCGCTCTACGACGAGCTGCTCGCCCAGGCGGATGCGCAGGTGGGCCGGTTGCTCGACGCGCTGAAGCAGGCGGAGCGCTATGACGATGCGCTCATCGTCCTCTTCTCGGACCACGGCGAGAGCTTCCACGCGGACCACCCGGAGCTGGCCGGGGCGACGCCGGTCCACGGGGCCCGGCTCTCGGAAGAGGAGTACCGCGTGGTGCTGGCCGTGAAGCCGCCGCGAGGCCGGGCCTCCCCGTCCCGGGTGGACACCCTGGTGCGCCTCGTGGACGTGGGGCCGACGCTGCTGGGGCTGGCGGGCCTTCCGGCCCTGCCGGAAGACGTGGATGGCGTGTCGCTCGTCCCGCTGCTGCGCGGAGAGCCCTTCTCGCCTTCGCCGCTGTATGCGGAGACGGGCTTCACGCACGTGAGCCCGGAGGTGTTCGATCCAGGGCACTGGCCGGGGGCTCCTCGCGCCTTTGACGCCTACCGCATCCGCCCCGATGGCGTGGTGGAGGTGCGCGCGGAGGCCCATGACGCCATGGTCCAGGAGAAGGACCGGGGGGCATTCGACGGGCGGCGGTGGCTGGTGGATCAGCCGCGCGCGGACGGGGGCGTGCGGCGCACGTGCACGGGGGACTGTGCGGAGGCCGGCGCCCTGGGCCAGTGGCTGGACGCGGTGCGGGTGCAGGCCCCGTGA